CAGAAAACCAAGTTCCCTTAGCCTGGCCTTCTATAGTTAAAGGACTGGTTATAACTTGATTGTCTTCTATGTTCTCTACTACTATTTCATTCGATAAACCTTCTCTGTTACCAGGTCTTGTTTTTTCAAGATTTTCATTCTCATTGGCTGCCTGATTGGTCTGTTTATTAACCGAACCTTTTGTAAACCAATAAATACTGGATACTCCAATCACTATTAAAATAAGCACCAAAGCGGTTATAAATGTTTTTTTGTCAATCATAAGCTTATTTTAACATTTTTTAAAATATAAAAAAAGCTTAATTAAAAAGCTTTTATTTAAAAATTATTTTTAATTATGGATTAATATCGGAGTACCCACTTCCGTAAAATTATAAACATATTCAGCCGCTTCCCAGGATAATCTAACACACCCATGAGAGACACGAATACCCAGATGATTTTCTCCTTCTTTTATCACCCCCCCACTACGCAGCTTCCAGTAGGGTAAGCCGTGCAAGCCGTGACCAATCCCGGTAAACTGCTGCCAATAAGGCATATACAAAGCATAGCTTGATGAGTAAGCATTGGGTGATTTATTCATCACTTTATAGGTACCAACTGGGGTATCCATACTCGGCTTACCTGAAGAGATAATATAATTTTTTATGAC
This sequence is a window from Patescibacteria group bacterium. Protein-coding genes within it:
- a CDS encoding Gmad2 immunoglobulin-like domain-containing protein; amino-acid sequence: MIDKKTFITALVLILIVIGVSSIYWFTKGSVNKQTNQAANENENLEKTRPGNREGLSNEIVVENIEDNQVITSPLTIEGQAKGTWFSEGEMPFRLVSQGGLVLREGSIFADGNWMTDNFVDFKVEIEFEAENIEKGYIYITQSNPRGLEKELEELCLPVLFK